One stretch of Corynebacterium callunae DSM 20147 DNA includes these proteins:
- the rsmA gene encoding 16S rRNA (adenine(1518)-N(6)/adenine(1519)-N(6))-dimethyltransferase RsmA: protein MEEPSGAQLLGPVEIRALAEKLDVTPTKKLGQNFVHDPNTVRRIVGAAGLTAEDHVVEVGPGLGSLTLALVDVAKTVTAVEIDPRLAAELPATFQWRAPDLADKLSIVLKDALQVKQADLAVQPTALVANLPYNVSVPVLLHMMEEFPTITKVLVMVQAEVADRLAADPGSKIYGVPSVKASFYGPVTKAGSIGKNVFWPAPKIESGLVKITRVETPWQQDDETRKKVWPIIDAAFLQRRKTLRAALSGYFGSAQAAEDALRAANIDPGLRGEKLDIADYVRLGLQEA from the coding sequence ATGGAAGAACCCTCAGGCGCACAGCTGCTTGGCCCGGTGGAGATCCGCGCCCTCGCAGAAAAACTCGATGTCACACCCACGAAAAAACTGGGACAGAACTTTGTTCATGATCCCAATACCGTGCGTCGAATTGTTGGCGCCGCCGGACTTACCGCTGAAGACCATGTAGTAGAGGTCGGACCAGGGCTCGGTTCACTAACCTTGGCCCTGGTTGATGTGGCAAAAACCGTCACCGCAGTGGAAATTGATCCACGCCTGGCAGCAGAATTGCCAGCCACCTTTCAATGGCGTGCCCCAGATCTGGCCGATAAATTAAGCATTGTGCTCAAAGATGCGCTCCAGGTAAAACAAGCAGATTTGGCAGTTCAGCCCACCGCATTGGTGGCTAACTTGCCATATAACGTCTCTGTTCCAGTGCTGCTACACATGATGGAAGAATTTCCGACCATCACCAAGGTGCTCGTTATGGTGCAAGCCGAGGTAGCTGATCGTTTAGCAGCTGATCCGGGCTCCAAGATTTATGGTGTACCAAGTGTCAAGGCTTCTTTCTATGGACCTGTCACCAAAGCTGGTTCCATTGGTAAGAATGTTTTTTGGCCTGCACCGAAGATCGAATCCGGGTTGGTGAAAATCACCCGAGTGGAAACTCCGTGGCAACAAGACGATGAAACCAGGAAGAAAGTCTGGCCCATCATTGATGCTGCCTTCCTGCAGCGTCGCAAGACCTTGAGAGCTGCTCTTTCGGGATACTTTGGATCTGCCCAAGCTGCCGAGGATGCCCTTAGAGCAGCAAATATTGATCCTGGCCTGAGAGGTGAAAAGCTCGATATCGCCGATTATGTTCGCCTTGGATTGCAGGAGGCATAG
- the rsmI gene encoding 16S rRNA (cytidine(1402)-2'-O)-methyltransferase — translation MHVAEITLPTGIIIAATPLGNIGDASPRLAYALAHATVVAAEDTRRTSALAAALGVEISGQLISNFDHNEVARVERLIEAAHTGTVLVVSDAGMPVVSDPGFALIDAAHDAGVPVTCFPGPSAVPTALALSGLHVGRFAFDGFAPRKQGARLEWLETLKTEKRAVCFFESPHRIQDTLADAALVLGDRRAAVCRELSKTYEQVKRGTLPELAAWAVDGVRGEITVVIEGAGAIEVDVESLIGVAEERVAAGERLKEVCADLAKTYGVGKKDLYDGVISSRN, via the coding sequence ATGCATGTTGCTGAAATTACTTTGCCCACCGGAATTATTATCGCGGCTACTCCGCTCGGCAACATTGGGGATGCCTCTCCGCGTTTGGCCTATGCGCTAGCTCATGCCACCGTGGTGGCCGCTGAAGATACTCGCCGCACCTCCGCCTTGGCAGCTGCTTTGGGAGTGGAAATTTCCGGCCAATTGATTTCCAATTTTGACCATAATGAGGTGGCGCGCGTGGAGCGCCTTATCGAGGCAGCACACACCGGAACTGTCTTGGTAGTTAGTGATGCTGGTATGCCGGTGGTTTCTGATCCTGGCTTTGCCCTCATCGACGCCGCTCATGATGCCGGAGTCCCGGTGACTTGTTTCCCCGGACCTTCAGCAGTTCCCACCGCCTTGGCACTATCTGGATTGCACGTTGGCAGATTTGCCTTTGATGGTTTTGCACCACGCAAGCAGGGGGCACGCCTCGAGTGGCTCGAAACTCTCAAGACTGAAAAGCGCGCTGTATGTTTCTTCGAATCACCCCACAGAATTCAAGACACGCTTGCCGACGCCGCTCTCGTCCTTGGTGACCGCCGTGCAGCTGTGTGCCGCGAACTGTCTAAAACTTATGAGCAAGTTAAGCGTGGCACTTTGCCAGAGCTAGCTGCTTGGGCTGTTGATGGTGTGCGTGGTGAGATCACCGTGGTCATCGAGGGAGCGGGTGCAATTGAGGTTGATGTTGAGTCGCTAATTGGTGTTGCAGAGGAGCGAGTTGCAGCCGGCGAAAGATTAAAAGAAGTTTGTGCAGACCTGGCTAAAACCTATGGAGTAGGTAAAAAAGACCTCTATGATGGCGTAATTTCTTCCCGAAATTAG
- a CDS encoding RecQ family ATP-dependent DNA helicase — MNTTREEANTLLAGIAGPGAQLRDDQWLAIDALVNKKQRMLVVQRTGWGKSAVYFIAAKLLRARGAGAAVIISPLLALMRNQVAAAERAGIKAATLNSANMKQWEDIEKSVIGGDVDVLLISPERLNNPDFRSSILPRLAAETGLVVVDEAHCISDWGHDFRPDYRRIRDLLAGLGAQVPVLATTATANDRVVEDVRAQLGEGTGVLRGELDRDSLYLSVVNLEDSTLRAAWLATHLKELKGSGIIYCLTVSAAHDLADALKALGWEVAAYTGRTEAGERERLEQALLNNELKALIATSALGMGFDKPDLGFVVHLGSPSSPVSYYQQIGRAGRGTDHADVILLPGVEDKAIWEYFASVSFPAEEVVRQLLSVLTTEAQSTVKLESQVDLSRSRLEQVLKVLDVDGAVDRVRGGWVSTGQEWTYDAPRYAGLQEARHAEEVAMLEYQRSTSCRMLFLRQQLDDIHATVPCGRCDNCTGHKWSENIDSGINLQVEQQLKSPGVRLPARKMWPSGISVKGKISGIKEGRALGRLNDIGRGPALKQLLESGHFIEDPWMGRIIEVLKNWDWQQRPANVVALGKPDVQATALTVEVAQAIARIGRMNFAGLLNVAPGAVEVTAQNSAYRVEGLLNQWDWSAGLQLVDGPVLLVTDLFDTGWSVTVAGTGIAQRSSLDVLPFALASRG; from the coding sequence ATGAACACAACAAGAGAAGAAGCAAATACCTTATTAGCCGGCATTGCTGGTCCCGGCGCCCAATTACGCGATGACCAATGGCTAGCAATTGATGCCTTGGTTAATAAGAAACAGCGCATGCTAGTGGTGCAAAGAACTGGTTGGGGCAAATCAGCCGTTTATTTTATTGCCGCCAAACTATTGCGTGCCAGGGGAGCTGGGGCCGCCGTGATTATTTCCCCGCTATTGGCACTGATGCGCAACCAGGTGGCAGCAGCTGAGCGCGCCGGGATCAAAGCAGCAACTCTAAACAGCGCCAATATGAAGCAGTGGGAAGATATTGAAAAGAGCGTCATCGGGGGAGATGTTGATGTGCTCTTAATTTCTCCGGAACGCCTTAATAATCCAGATTTCCGCAGTAGTATTTTGCCACGTCTAGCTGCAGAGACTGGGCTGGTAGTAGTAGATGAGGCGCACTGTATTTCTGACTGGGGACATGATTTCCGCCCAGATTATCGTCGTATTAGAGATCTACTTGCCGGCCTCGGTGCACAGGTTCCAGTGCTGGCAACTACTGCAACAGCAAATGACCGCGTGGTGGAGGATGTACGGGCGCAATTAGGTGAGGGGACAGGTGTTCTCAGAGGCGAGCTGGACCGTGATTCGCTTTATCTCTCTGTGGTTAATTTGGAAGATTCCACCCTCCGGGCAGCTTGGCTGGCAACCCACCTTAAAGAGCTTAAAGGTTCTGGAATTATCTATTGCCTCACGGTTTCTGCCGCTCATGACCTTGCTGATGCACTTAAAGCACTGGGGTGGGAAGTGGCCGCTTATACCGGTAGAACCGAGGCAGGAGAGCGGGAACGCTTAGAACAAGCCTTGTTAAACAATGAACTTAAAGCTCTCATTGCTACCTCTGCTTTGGGAATGGGATTTGATAAACCAGATTTAGGTTTTGTGGTGCACCTCGGTTCCCCAAGTTCTCCTGTGTCCTATTACCAGCAAATCGGCCGTGCCGGGCGTGGCACAGACCATGCAGATGTAATTTTGCTGCCCGGTGTAGAAGACAAGGCTATTTGGGAGTATTTCGCGTCGGTATCCTTCCCAGCAGAAGAAGTAGTGCGACAGTTACTTAGCGTTTTAACCACCGAAGCTCAATCAACGGTCAAGCTGGAATCTCAAGTAGATCTTTCTCGTTCGCGACTGGAACAGGTGCTAAAAGTTCTTGATGTTGATGGTGCAGTAGATCGTGTTCGTGGAGGTTGGGTTTCCACTGGGCAGGAATGGACTTATGATGCCCCGCGCTACGCTGGACTCCAAGAAGCCAGGCATGCAGAAGAAGTAGCAATGCTGGAATACCAGCGTTCGACCTCTTGTCGCATGCTCTTTTTGCGCCAGCAGCTAGATGATATTCACGCGACTGTTCCTTGCGGGCGCTGCGATAATTGCACTGGCCATAAATGGAGTGAAAATATTGATAGTGGAATTAATCTGCAGGTGGAACAACAGTTAAAGTCTCCTGGAGTGCGGCTTCCGGCACGTAAGATGTGGCCGAGTGGAATTAGCGTAAAGGGAAAAATTTCCGGAATTAAGGAAGGACGAGCACTGGGCCGACTAAACGATATCGGGCGTGGACCTGCACTAAAGCAGTTGCTAGAAAGTGGACACTTTATTGAAGATCCCTGGATGGGTCGAATTATTGAAGTACTCAAGAACTGGGATTGGCAACAACGTCCAGCGAACGTAGTGGCATTGGGAAAACCCGATGTGCAGGCAACTGCTTTAACAGTGGAGGTGGCACAGGCGATTGCGCGCATCGGGCGAATGAATTTTGCCGGTTTACTTAATGTTGCTCCAGGTGCTGTGGAGGTTACCGCTCAAAACTCCGCCTATCGGGTTGAAGGATTGTTAAATCAGTGGGATTGGTCTGCTGGGCTGCAATTGGTGGACGGGCCGGTGCTCTTGGTGACTGACCTTTTTGATACTGGTTGGTCTGTCACTGTGGCAGGAACTGGAATTGCACAGCGCAGTTCTTTAGATGTTTTGCCTTTTGCCTTGGCTAGTCGGGGATAA
- the metG gene encoding methionine--tRNA ligase, protein MTKNVLVSVAWPYANGPRHIGHVAGFGVPSDVFARFQRMSGNNVLMVSGTDEHGTPLLVQADKEGVSVQELADKYNRQIVEDLSGLGLSYDLFTRTTTSNHYAVVQELFRGLYDNGYMIKETTLGAISPSTGRTLPDRYIEGTCPICGADGARGDQCDNCGNQLDPSDLINPVSKINGETPNFVETEHFLLDLPALAEALTEWLKGREDWRPNVLKFSLNLLEDIRPRAMSRDIDWGIPIPVEGWQDNNAKKLYVWFDAVVGYLSASIEWAYRNGDPEAWRTFWNDPETKSYYFMGKDNITFHSQIWPAELLGYAGLGSRGGEVGDLGVLNLPTEVVSSEFLTMSGSKFSSSKGVVIYVKDFLKEFGADPLRYFIAVAGPENNDTDFTWDEFVRRVNNELANGWGNLVNRTVSMAHKNFGEVPVPGALEEADQKILDLATATFESVAANLEQSKFKAGITEVMHVVGEANAYIADQEPWKLAKDDTQRERLATVLWTALQVVSDCNTMLTPYLPHTAQKVHETLGRDGIWAASPQIVEVKNDSPRLPIGVGLPDPEHTYPVIMGDYKTQLARWERIDVVPGTHLEKPAPLIAKLDPELGETGPEWAPVQK, encoded by the coding sequence ATGACGAAGAACGTGCTTGTATCTGTTGCCTGGCCGTACGCAAACGGACCCCGCCACATTGGACATGTGGCGGGGTTCGGCGTCCCCTCTGACGTGTTCGCAAGATTCCAGCGAATGTCCGGAAACAACGTCCTCATGGTTTCAGGCACCGATGAGCATGGCACCCCACTTTTGGTGCAGGCCGACAAAGAAGGCGTAAGCGTTCAGGAGTTGGCTGATAAATACAACCGCCAAATCGTAGAAGATCTTTCCGGTCTGGGCTTGTCCTATGACCTCTTCACCCGCACCACCACTTCCAATCACTACGCAGTTGTGCAGGAGCTCTTCCGTGGGCTTTATGACAACGGCTACATGATCAAGGAGACCACTCTTGGTGCAATTTCACCTTCAACTGGTCGTACCCTGCCAGACCGCTATATCGAAGGCACCTGCCCAATCTGTGGCGCTGATGGAGCTCGTGGCGACCAGTGCGATAACTGTGGTAACCAGCTAGACCCTTCCGACTTGATCAATCCTGTTTCTAAGATCAATGGTGAAACCCCCAACTTTGTAGAGACCGAGCACTTCCTGCTTGATCTTCCAGCTTTGGCTGAAGCACTTACCGAGTGGCTTAAGGGCCGTGAAGATTGGCGCCCCAACGTACTTAAGTTCTCCCTCAACCTGTTGGAGGACATTCGTCCCCGCGCAATGAGCCGAGATATCGACTGGGGTATCCCAATTCCAGTTGAGGGTTGGCAGGATAACAACGCCAAGAAGCTTTATGTGTGGTTCGACGCGGTGGTTGGCTATCTCTCTGCATCCATCGAATGGGCTTACCGCAATGGCGACCCAGAGGCATGGCGTACCTTCTGGAATGATCCAGAAACCAAGTCCTACTACTTCATGGGCAAGGACAACATCACCTTCCACTCCCAGATTTGGCCTGCCGAACTACTCGGATATGCAGGTTTGGGTTCTCGTGGCGGTGAGGTAGGAGACCTCGGGGTCCTCAACCTACCTACCGAGGTTGTGTCCTCTGAGTTCCTTACCATGTCCGGATCTAAGTTCTCCTCCTCCAAGGGCGTTGTTATCTACGTCAAGGACTTCCTTAAGGAATTCGGAGCAGATCCATTGCGCTATTTCATCGCGGTGGCTGGACCAGAGAATAACGACACCGACTTCACCTGGGATGAATTTGTCCGTCGCGTGAACAACGAGCTGGCCAATGGCTGGGGCAACCTGGTTAACCGCACTGTCTCCATGGCTCATAAGAACTTCGGTGAAGTTCCAGTTCCTGGCGCTTTGGAAGAAGCCGACCAAAAGATTCTGGATCTCGCTACCGCTACCTTTGAATCAGTTGCTGCCAACCTGGAGCAGTCCAAGTTCAAGGCCGGCATCACCGAGGTCATGCACGTGGTTGGCGAGGCAAATGCCTACATTGCTGACCAAGAGCCTTGGAAGCTGGCAAAGGATGACACCCAGCGTGAGCGCCTTGCAACCGTATTGTGGACTGCTCTGCAGGTAGTTTCTGACTGCAACACCATGCTCACCCCATACCTGCCTCACACCGCGCAAAAGGTACATGAGACCCTAGGCCGTGATGGTATTTGGGCAGCCAGCCCCCAGATCGTGGAAGTCAAAAATGATTCCCCACGTTTGCCAATCGGTGTGGGACTGCCTGACCCTGAGCACACCTACCCAGTGATCATGGGTGACTACAAGACGCAGCTGGCCAGGTGGGAGCGTATCGACGTAGTACCAGGAACTCACTTGGAGAAGCCAGCACCACTGATCGCCAAGTTGGATCCAGAACTTGGTGAAACCGGCCCAGAGTGGGCACCAGTTCAGAAATAA
- a CDS encoding resuscitation-promoting factor, with protein sequence MATHQKSRINQINGTRSVPLRLATGGMLATLLIGGVTAATTKKDITVDVNGQQLALVTMSGTVEGALTQAGIELGDQDIVSPSLDSALTDNTKVTVRTAKQVAVVVEGETKQVTTTAASVEDLLNEIGGVTPADAVDADLNAEIPEDGLELNVTKSKIISINDGGKITYLSIAAKDVAEALQERGISLDADDRLNVDPATTLKNNTQIVIDRVENNHVTEAVPFDVAAVYVDNPDAPEGEESVLEPGAAGTKEITRQITTVNGVETNSAVVNEVEVTPATPAKISRGTKVAAAAPAAAAVAGNSVWDQLAQCEAGGNWAIDTGNGYSGGLQFAASTWQAYGGGAYSATAAGASREQQIAIAEKVQAAQGWGAWPACTASLGIR encoded by the coding sequence ATGGCGACCCATCAAAAGTCACGGATCAACCAGATTAACGGCACCCGTTCAGTGCCGCTACGTCTGGCTACCGGTGGCATGCTCGCCACTCTGCTCATCGGCGGAGTGACAGCTGCAACCACTAAAAAAGACATCACTGTTGATGTCAACGGACAACAGCTGGCACTAGTCACCATGTCTGGAACTGTCGAAGGCGCGCTTACCCAAGCAGGTATCGAGCTCGGCGACCAAGACATTGTGTCCCCATCCTTGGATTCTGCACTTACTGACAACACCAAAGTGACAGTGCGAACAGCAAAGCAGGTAGCAGTGGTTGTGGAAGGTGAGACCAAGCAGGTCACTACCACCGCAGCTTCGGTGGAAGACCTCCTCAATGAAATTGGTGGAGTTACTCCCGCCGATGCCGTTGACGCGGACCTCAATGCAGAGATCCCAGAAGATGGCTTGGAACTTAATGTCACCAAGTCCAAGATCATCTCCATCAATGATGGCGGCAAGATCACTTATCTTTCCATCGCAGCCAAGGACGTTGCTGAAGCTTTGCAAGAGCGTGGCATTTCCCTCGACGCTGATGATCGCCTCAATGTGGATCCCGCAACCACGCTCAAGAACAACACTCAGATTGTTATTGACCGCGTGGAAAACAACCACGTCACTGAAGCGGTTCCTTTTGATGTAGCCGCAGTTTATGTGGATAATCCTGACGCTCCAGAAGGCGAAGAGTCTGTCCTGGAACCCGGCGCAGCTGGTACTAAGGAAATCACTCGCCAAATCACCACTGTCAACGGTGTTGAAACCAACTCCGCAGTGGTTAATGAAGTTGAAGTAACCCCAGCAACTCCTGCCAAGATCAGCCGTGGCACCAAGGTTGCAGCTGCTGCTCCTGCCGCAGCTGCCGTAGCTGGTAACTCAGTGTGGGATCAGCTGGCACAGTGTGAAGCTGGTGGAAACTGGGCTATTGATACCGGCAATGGTTACTCCGGTGGCCTGCAATTTGCAGCTTCAACCTGGCAGGCATATGGCGGTGGCGCTTACTCTGCAACCGCCGCAGGTGCATCCCGCGAACAGCAGATTGCCATTGCAGAAAAGGTTCAAGCCGCTCAAGGCTGGGGCGCATGGCCTGCTTGCACCGCAAGCCTAGGCATCCGATAG
- a CDS encoding TatD family hydrolase codes for MSKKKPRPIPVPAQFIPQLIDAHTHLASCGGDTAELLKRAHEAGVEKLCTVGDGLAEAELALQAAQEFNNVYAACAIHPTKADQLDAAARQRLSEMAQDPACVAIGETGLDTYWITHDPENTASLEVQEEALRWHIDLAVNSGKALMIHNREADADLMRVLGSAPRPENTILHCFSSPLGVAKEALERGYILSFAGNVTFKRNEELREAARIAPLEQIFIETDAPYMTPEPFRGSRNEPSLIGHTALCIAEVRGMAVEELAVALSANFDRVYHS; via the coding sequence ATGTCTAAGAAGAAGCCACGCCCTATACCTGTCCCTGCTCAATTTATTCCGCAGCTCATCGATGCGCATACCCATCTTGCTTCCTGCGGCGGTGACACCGCTGAATTGCTCAAGCGCGCCCACGAAGCCGGCGTCGAAAAGCTTTGTACAGTCGGTGATGGTCTCGCAGAGGCCGAACTTGCCCTGCAAGCGGCGCAGGAATTTAACAATGTTTATGCAGCTTGCGCGATTCATCCAACTAAGGCCGATCAATTGGATGCTGCAGCGCGCCAGCGTTTAAGTGAGATGGCGCAGGATCCTGCTTGTGTTGCCATCGGTGAAACTGGATTGGATACCTATTGGATAACTCATGATCCGGAAAACACCGCATCTTTGGAGGTTCAGGAAGAGGCATTGCGTTGGCATATTGATTTGGCGGTCAATTCCGGCAAAGCCTTAATGATTCACAACCGAGAAGCTGATGCTGATTTGATGCGCGTGCTGGGTAGTGCACCACGTCCCGAGAACACAATTTTGCACTGTTTTTCCTCGCCTTTGGGTGTAGCAAAAGAAGCTTTGGAACGTGGATATATCTTAAGTTTTGCCGGAAATGTTACTTTTAAGCGCAATGAGGAGCTGCGTGAGGCTGCCAGAATTGCTCCATTAGAGCAGATTTTTATTGAAACTGATGCGCCTTATATGACTCCGGAGCCTTTCCGCGGATCGCGAAATGAGCCTTCACTAATTGGCCATACGGCGCTTTGTATCGCAGAGGTGCGAGGCATGGCGGTGGAGGAATTGGCTGTGGCACTTTCCGCCAATTTTGATCGGGTTTATCATTCCTGA
- a CDS encoding cyclase family protein, whose protein sequence is MQIIDLSHAFHPGQPHYPGDPDEEVDVVSEISQDGFLMHRYHLVGPWGTHVDAPAHFDPTGRTLDQIPVQETYLPIYRVSFPQESLITPAELTSFESQYGEIQTGSFVALHTGWTWGRTGIAPGWSINALEYLHLKGVIAIGHDLPDTDPTLEAQHWWLHHDHWQIENMCNLEKVPPLGAHLACPWPVPRSGASFPVRPIALIPD, encoded by the coding sequence ATGCAGATCATCGATCTCTCCCATGCCTTTCATCCAGGTCAACCCCATTATCCGGGCGATCCGGATGAAGAGGTTGACGTTGTTTCCGAGATCTCTCAAGACGGCTTCCTCATGCACCGCTATCACCTGGTCGGCCCCTGGGGAACTCATGTTGATGCCCCGGCCCATTTTGACCCCACCGGCAGAACCTTGGATCAGATTCCGGTTCAAGAAACCTACCTACCTATATATAGAGTGAGTTTCCCTCAAGAAAGCTTAATTACTCCTGCCGAGCTCACATCCTTTGAATCTCAATATGGAGAAATTCAGACAGGTAGCTTCGTAGCCTTGCACACCGGTTGGACGTGGGGCCGAACAGGAATTGCTCCAGGGTGGTCCATTAACGCTCTGGAATATCTGCATCTCAAAGGCGTAATCGCCATTGGCCACGACCTTCCCGATACTGATCCCACATTAGAAGCCCAGCACTGGTGGTTACATCATGACCATTGGCAGATAGAAAATATGTGCAATCTGGAAAAAGTCCCGCCGCTTGGCGCACATCTGGCTTGTCCTTGGCCAGTACCTCGCTCAGGTGCCAGCTTTCCGGTTCGACCGATAGCGCTTATCCCCGACTAG
- the betP gene encoding glycine betaine transporter BetP, with protein sequence MTTSDPNSKPIVEDAHSEQVTATEELAGLLKNPDVGEQLADFEEEIVFESESETASLDWTVIIPALAVVLATVVWGIGFNESFSKVAGSALGFVVNNLGWAFVLFGTVFVFFAIAIAASKFGQIRLGRIDEAPEFRTVSWISMMFAAGMGIGLMFYGTSEPLTFYRNGVPGHQTHEVGTAMASTMFHWTLHPWAIYAIVGLAIAYSTYRVGRKQLLSSAFVPLIGEKGAEGWPGKLIDILAIIATVFGTACSLGLGAMQIGAGLSAAGIIESPSQWTVLGIVSILTLAFLISAVSGVGKGIQYLSNANMILAALLAIFVFVVGPTISVLNLIPGSLGNYLSSFFEMAGRTAMSADGTAGEWLSSWTIFYWAWWISWSPFVGMFLARISRGRSIREFIVGVMLVPAGVSTVWFSIFGGTAIVFEQDSKSIWGEGSAQEQLFALLHSLPGGQIAGIIAMVLLGTFFITSADSASTVMGTMSQRGSLEPNKGVTAAWGIATAAIGLTLLLSGGDDALNNLQNVTIVAATPFLFVIVGLMFALVKDLSNDIIYVDYREQMKFNARLARERRVHNEHLKRELAAKRRRERQAQRVLKHR encoded by the coding sequence ATGACTACATCTGACCCAAATTCCAAACCGATCGTGGAGGATGCACATTCAGAGCAAGTCACCGCGACCGAGGAATTGGCTGGACTGCTGAAAAACCCCGATGTGGGCGAGCAACTAGCGGATTTTGAAGAAGAAATTGTCTTTGAAAGTGAAAGCGAGACGGCTTCACTTGATTGGACCGTAATTATCCCAGCGCTGGCTGTTGTTTTGGCAACGGTGGTCTGGGGCATTGGCTTTAATGAGAGCTTTTCCAAAGTGGCTGGATCCGCATTGGGATTTGTTGTAAACAATCTAGGTTGGGCATTCGTCCTCTTCGGCACAGTATTCGTATTTTTTGCGATCGCCATCGCGGCCAGCAAATTTGGACAAATACGCCTTGGGCGAATTGATGAAGCACCCGAATTTAGGACAGTGTCCTGGATTTCCATGATGTTTGCTGCTGGCATGGGCATTGGCTTGATGTTCTACGGAACCTCCGAACCCTTGACTTTTTATCGTAATGGCGTGCCTGGACACCAGACACATGAAGTTGGCACTGCGATGGCATCAACCATGTTCCACTGGACGTTGCATCCCTGGGCTATTTACGCAATCGTCGGTCTTGCCATTGCTTATTCAACTTACCGAGTTGGACGAAAGCAGCTGCTAAGCTCCGCCTTCGTTCCTCTTATTGGTGAAAAGGGGGCTGAAGGCTGGCCTGGCAAGCTCATTGACATCCTGGCAATTATCGCCACTGTTTTTGGTACTGCATGTTCTCTTGGACTTGGCGCCATGCAGATTGGCGCGGGTCTTTCAGCCGCCGGAATCATTGAAAGTCCAAGCCAGTGGACTGTGCTGGGCATTGTGAGCATTTTGACCTTGGCTTTTCTCATCTCTGCGGTTTCTGGCGTGGGCAAGGGAATTCAATATCTTTCTAATGCCAATATGATCCTCGCTGCACTCCTGGCCATTTTTGTTTTTGTGGTTGGCCCGACCATTTCCGTCCTCAACCTCATCCCAGGTTCCCTCGGAAACTACCTCTCCAGCTTCTTTGAAATGGCTGGACGCACCGCCATGAGTGCTGATGGTACTGCCGGTGAGTGGTTAAGCAGCTGGACCATCTTCTACTGGGCATGGTGGATTTCTTGGTCCCCATTTGTAGGAATGTTCTTGGCTCGAATTTCTCGAGGTCGCAGCATCCGTGAGTTTATTGTCGGAGTGATGCTAGTTCCAGCCGGCGTATCCACCGTGTGGTTCTCCATCTTTGGAGGCACGGCCATCGTCTTTGAACAAGACAGCAAGTCAATCTGGGGTGAAGGCTCCGCGCAAGAGCAGCTCTTCGCTTTGCTGCACTCCCTTCCAGGCGGTCAGATCGCTGGCATTATTGCGATGGTGCTTTTAGGTACCTTCTTCATTACTTCCGCAGACTCTGCATCTACCGTTATGGGAACCATGAGCCAGCGGGGCAGCCTCGAACCAAATAAGGGTGTTACTGCTGCCTGGGGCATTGCTACCGCAGCTATTGGTTTGACCCTTTTGCTTTCTGGTGGTGATGATGCGCTCAATAACCTTCAAAATGTCACCATTGTGGCGGCAACGCCATTCCTCTTTGTGATCGTCGGATTGATGTTTGCGCTGGTCAAAGATCTCAGCAATGACATAATTTATGTCGATTACCGTGAGCAAATGAAGTTCAATGCGCGCTTGGCGCGCGAGCGCCGAGTGCACAATGAGCACCTCAAACGCGAGCTCGCCGCTAAACGACGCCGTGAACGACAGGCTCAGCGCGTCTTAAAGCATCGCTAA